A stretch of DNA from Candidatus Poribacteria bacterium:
AGGCAGGCATAGATGATTGATAAGTTATTTAATACAAAGGAATTAGAAACTGAAGAACATTGGGTCTCTATATCCGATTTGATGGCTGGGTTGATGGTTATATTTCTCTTTATATCCATTAGTTACATGCTTGATGTGAAGCGAGAAACGGATGATGTTAACCGTAGAACGGAGGAAATAAGGAAATCTAAGGATGAGTACAATGCAGTGCGTGCAAATTTAGCTGCAGATTTGAGGAAGGAATTCGAGGGGAGTCCCGAACAGAAAATTCAATTTAGAACCAAGTGGAAGGGTTATTTGGATATAAAAGCACTTTCAATCCGCTTTAACCAACCTTTTGCAATAGGAAAATCTGATCTTCCAAGTGCCTTCAAGGACCTTTTAGATAGTTTTTTTCCTCGGTATATTGCAATCCTAACCAAAGACGAATATAGGGAAAAAATTGAAGAAATTCGGATTGAGGGACATACTTCAAGCGAATGGAATGAAAATGAACGATACGTTGAAATCAAAGGTAATGAGGCTTATGTTAAAAACATGGTATTATCGCAGAACCGAGCGAGAGACGTGCTGCACTATGTCCTACAAATAGAGCATCACGCAATAGAAGATAAAGTATGGATTCAGAACAAATTGACCGCAAATGGGTTATCTTCTAGTCAACTTATTCTGAACTTATCACCAGATCTTCTGTACTCTGCCGACCTTCATCGTACTGTGGGAGAAGAAACAGGGATACCTCTACAGAAAATCAATCGCGTCCATCAACGGATTCGCAATTGGACGCGCGACAAAAAGGTTCCCCACGATATAATTATCACGAATCTTATTTCGGAATTTACCGAGTTTAAACAAAAGAGAGCATTGTTGAAGAGAGCTGTTGATCTACTGATGGAAGACAAAGAAGCCTCTCGACGTGTTGAATTTCAAATTATCACGAAATCCCAAAAACTCATTGATGAGATTGAGCATCTTCTGAAAAAGTTTGGCAATACGGAGGTAATCAATTGAAATTGACTGATTTTCGGAATCACGAAGGTTTGAATAGACTACGTAGGAAAATGAATGCAGAATACCGCTCTTTTGAACCAGAAATTGCAACCAAACCTCAGGAGG
This window harbors:
- a CDS encoding OmpA family protein: MIDKLFNTKELETEEHWVSISDLMAGLMVIFLFISISYMLDVKRETDDVNRRTEEIRKSKDEYNAVRANLAADLRKEFEGSPEQKIQFRTKWKGYLDIKALSIRFNQPFAIGKSDLPSAFKDLLDSFFPRYIAILTKDEYREKIEEIRIEGHTSSEWNENERYVEIKGNEAYVKNMVLSQNRARDVLHYVLQIEHHAIEDKVWIQNKLTANGLSSSQLILNLSPDLLYSADLHRTVGEETGIPLQKINRVHQRIRNWTRDKKVPHDIIITNLISEFTEFKQKRALLKRAVDLLMEDKEASRRVEFQIITKSQKLIDEIEHLLKKFGNTEVIN